GCGCTGGTCGAACTGCACCCTGTCCGACGGGATCTCCTCGTAGGTTTCAAGCTCCTCGTTGAACTTGCCGCTACGGTTGCCGTTCCAGAAATAGGTCACGTGCCCGAATTTCTGCGTCTCGGAGACCGCGTATTGACGCACGCCCGCGAGGGCGAGGTATTCGCTCACCGTTTCGTCGATCGCGGGCGGTGTCACCAGGTAATTCGCGGGGATGTGCAGGTCGCCGTCGTATTCCATCATGCCCGCGAATGCGACGTCCGGGAAACGGACGCGCTCGAACATCGTGAAATCCTTTTCCTCGAACGCGCGGGAAAGCTCGATCGCGCGGTCGCCGCGAAAATTGAACAGCACCACGGAGTCCCCGTCCAGGACAGGTCCCACGGGACCCTGCGTGTCGGTCACGGTGAAGGAGGGGAGGTACTGGTCGATAATCCCCGGCTGCTCCTTCCGAAACGTTTCTATCGCTTCCCGGGCCGATACGAACGGCCGTGCCGTTGCGAGCACGTGGGCCTCCCAGCCGCGCTTCACGATCTCCCAGTCCGCCTCGTACCGGTCCATCGTGGTCACCATGCGTCCCCCGCCCGAGGCGATACGGTAATCCAGCCCCTTCGCGCCGAATTCCGCCAGGAACTGTTCCAACTTGTCCACGTACGTGAGCGCAGAGGTTTCCGGCACGTCACGTCCGTCCAGGAGAACGTGCACCCGGACCCTCCGGGCGCCGTCGGCCGCCGCCCGGCGTAAAAGCTGGAAGAGATGATCGATATGCGAATGGACGTTCCCGTCCGAAAGGAGGCCTATAAAATGAAGCGTCCCCTTTCCCGAGGACGGTCCGGCGATGATGCGCCCCCACCGCTCGCCGCTGAACAGCGAGTCGTTTTCGATAGCGCGGTTGACGAGCATGGCACCCTGGTCGAACACGCGTCCCGCGCCCAGCGCGTTGTGGCCCACCTCGGAAT
This window of the Spirochaetota bacterium genome carries:
- a CDS encoding 2,3-bisphosphoglycerate-independent phosphoglycerate mutase — protein: MKKLHFNGKINRRGPLVLVVMDGVGLGPESEGNAFARSNSPVLRSLMEKCTTLSLRAHGTAVGLPSDADMGNSEVGHNALGAGRVFDQGAMLVNRAIENDSLFSGERWGRIIAGPSSGKGTLHFIGLLSDGNVHSHIDHLFQLLRRAAADGARRVRVHVLLDGRDVPETSALTYVDKLEQFLAEFGAKGLDYRIASGGGRMVTTMDRYEADWEIVKRGWEAHVLATARPFVSAREAIETFRKEQPGIIDQYLPSFTVTDTQGPVGPVLDGDSVVLFNFRGDRAIELSRAFEEKDFTMFERVRFPDVAFAGMMEYDGDLHIPANYLVTPPAIDETVSEYLALAGVRQYAVSETQKFGHVTYFWNGNRSGKFNEELETYEEIPSDRVQFDQRPWMKAAEITDSMIRAIRSGEYRFLRLNYPNGDMVGHTGNLNAAIVAVETVDLSLVRLLKAVDEAGGIALLTADHGNLEEMLEINADGSIKRDKKTGKPAPKTAHTLNPVPFIIYDPEFRNDYRVNTNAHAPGLANVAATLLMFLGYDAPEEYLPPLILPV